One window of Microbacterium sp. 1S1 genomic DNA carries:
- a CDS encoding MMPL family transporter: MSTLLSSLGRWSFRHPWRVLVSWLLALGIAGAGAVVLGAGTDNTFSIPGTESQAGLEQLSRSFPQVSGTNAQFIVVAADGDRITDDEYREPIEDAVSELGDLDEVLAATSPYDEMVNGMINDDDTAAIVRLQFDGESTDVSEETKDALRTAVDDLAGQLPDGAQASLGGDLFAISIPGVTLTEAVGLLIALLVLIVTFRSFVVAGLPLLTAILGVGISMAGIFTATAFTTVSSTTPLLALMLGLAVGIDYALFIVARHQDQVRDGVEPEESAARAVGTAGSAVVFAGVTVLIALIGLGFAGIPFLTTMGVAASVAVAVAVAIAVTLTPALLGFLKGRVAGRPKRARGSRKAAVSRPRGSRRWVEGVTKHPVLVSLAVVLGLGIVAVPALSLDLALPNAGVLPKDSEARQNYDMVGEQFGPGFNGPLILTGTIVTSTDPLGLMEDLGDAVAEVPGVKEVALATPNETADTGIVQIIPETAPDDPATADLVRELRSHHDEWLEEFGIDLKVTGFTAVGIDISDQLGAALLPFGIFVIGLSLILLTIVFRSLWVPITAAAGYLLSIVAAFGVVGAVFEWGWFADLLHVAKVGPIISFMPIILMGVLFGLAMDYQVFLVSRMREDFVHDPALRQGAGDRATRRAAALRAVRSGFTGSAKVVTAAGLIMFAVFVAFVPEGDSSLKPIALGLAAGIAFDAFLVRMTLIPALMAILGERAWEIPSWLERILPRVDIEGEAVERERHLEAWPGDGSLVAADDLELGTGACALQGLSLRLAPGAALVASGADAATLRALALTVGARIAPIDGRLRVVGHLLPGRAAWVRSHVGCVLADDGSVLADLREALRGRSELVVIDGADRLRGGERDQVTAMLRDAKSRRDLAVFATAADADAARSLLADAGWPSADAIDTRAPRPSAAETTEVPA; encoded by the coding sequence GTGTCCACACTCCTCTCGTCCCTCGGACGCTGGTCCTTCCGTCACCCGTGGCGCGTCCTCGTCTCGTGGCTCCTCGCCCTCGGCATCGCCGGAGCAGGAGCCGTGGTCCTCGGCGCGGGCACCGACAACACGTTCTCCATTCCCGGGACCGAATCCCAGGCGGGCCTGGAACAGCTCTCGCGCTCCTTCCCCCAGGTGAGCGGTACCAACGCACAGTTCATCGTCGTGGCCGCAGACGGCGACCGCATCACGGATGACGAGTACCGCGAGCCGATCGAGGACGCCGTGTCCGAGCTCGGCGACCTCGACGAGGTCCTCGCCGCCACCTCGCCGTACGACGAGATGGTCAACGGCATGATCAACGACGACGACACGGCGGCCATCGTGCGCCTGCAGTTCGACGGGGAGTCCACCGACGTCTCCGAGGAGACGAAGGACGCCCTGCGAACGGCGGTCGACGACCTCGCCGGTCAGCTCCCGGACGGCGCCCAGGCCTCGCTCGGCGGCGACCTCTTCGCGATCTCGATCCCCGGCGTCACGCTCACCGAGGCGGTCGGCCTGCTCATCGCCCTCCTCGTCCTCATCGTCACCTTCCGCTCGTTCGTGGTCGCGGGCCTCCCCCTGCTCACCGCGATCCTCGGCGTCGGCATCTCGATGGCCGGAATCTTCACCGCGACAGCGTTCACGACCGTCTCCTCCACCACGCCCCTGCTCGCCCTCATGCTCGGGCTGGCCGTCGGCATCGACTACGCCCTCTTCATCGTCGCGCGCCACCAGGACCAGGTCCGCGACGGCGTGGAACCCGAGGAGTCGGCCGCCCGCGCGGTGGGCACGGCCGGGTCGGCGGTCGTCTTCGCGGGCGTCACCGTGCTCATCGCGCTGATCGGCCTCGGCTTCGCCGGGATCCCGTTCCTCACCACCATGGGCGTCGCCGCGTCGGTGGCGGTCGCGGTCGCCGTCGCCATCGCCGTCACCCTGACCCCCGCTCTTCTCGGCTTCCTCAAGGGGCGCGTGGCCGGACGGCCGAAGCGTGCGAGGGGATCACGGAAGGCGGCCGTCTCCCGGCCCCGCGGCAGCCGTCGGTGGGTGGAGGGCGTGACGAAGCACCCCGTCCTCGTCTCCCTCGCGGTCGTCCTCGGCCTCGGCATCGTCGCCGTCCCCGCCCTCAGCCTCGACCTCGCCCTGCCGAACGCCGGTGTCCTCCCGAAGGACTCCGAGGCCCGCCAGAACTACGACATGGTCGGCGAGCAGTTCGGCCCCGGCTTCAACGGGCCTCTCATCCTCACCGGGACGATCGTCACCTCGACCGATCCCCTCGGCCTCATGGAAGACCTCGGAGACGCCGTGGCCGAGGTTCCCGGGGTGAAGGAGGTCGCCCTCGCCACGCCGAACGAAACGGCCGACACCGGCATCGTGCAGATCATCCCGGAGACCGCCCCGGACGACCCGGCGACGGCCGACCTCGTGCGCGAGCTCCGCAGCCACCACGACGAATGGCTGGAGGAGTTCGGCATCGACCTCAAGGTCACCGGCTTCACCGCCGTCGGGATCGACATCTCGGATCAGCTCGGAGCCGCACTGCTGCCGTTCGGGATCTTCGTGATCGGCCTCTCGCTCATCCTCCTCACCATCGTGTTCCGCTCCCTGTGGGTGCCGATCACTGCTGCGGCCGGCTACCTGCTGTCGATCGTCGCCGCCTTCGGCGTCGTCGGGGCGGTCTTCGAGTGGGGCTGGTTCGCCGACCTCCTGCACGTCGCGAAGGTCGGACCGATCATCAGCTTCATGCCGATCATCCTCATGGGCGTGCTGTTCGGGCTGGCGATGGACTACCAGGTGTTCCTCGTGTCGCGCATGCGGGAGGACTTCGTGCATGACCCCGCCCTCCGCCAGGGCGCGGGCGACCGCGCCACCCGGCGTGCCGCCGCTCTGCGTGCCGTGCGAAGCGGCTTCACCGGGTCGGCCAAGGTCGTCACGGCGGCCGGCCTCATCATGTTCGCGGTGTTCGTCGCGTTCGTGCCGGAGGGCGACTCCTCACTCAAGCCCATCGCGCTCGGACTCGCCGCCGGCATCGCCTTCGACGCCTTCCTCGTGCGGATGACCCTGATCCCGGCGCTGATGGCGATCCTCGGCGAACGCGCGTGGGAGATCCCGTCGTGGTTGGAGCGGATCCTCCCTCGCGTGGACATCGAGGGCGAGGCGGTGGAACGGGAACGGCACCTCGAGGCGTGGCCCGGCGACGGGTCGCTCGTCGCGGCCGACGACCTGGAACTCGGCACCGGCGCGTGTGCGCTCCAGGGCCTGTCGCTGCGACTCGCGCCCGGCGCGGCTCTGGTCGCCAGCGGCGCGGACGCCGCAACGCTGCGTGCCCTCGCACTCACCGTCGGCGCCCGGATCGCACCGATCGACGGACGCCTCCGCGTCGTCGGGCACCTGCTGCCCGGTCGCGCGGCCTGGGTCCGCTCCCACGTGGGCTGCGTGCTCGCCGACGACGGATCCGTCCTCGCCGACCTCCGCGAAGCCCTGCGCGGTCGCTCCGAGCTCGTCGTGATCGACGGCGCTGACCGGCTCCGCGGCGGCGAGCGCGACCAGGTCACCGCGATGCTGCGCGACGCGAAGTCCCGCCGCGACCTCGCCGTCTTCGCCACCGCCGCCGATGCCGACGCGGCCCGCTCCCTCCTCGCGGACGCCGGATGGCCGTCCGCCGACGCCATCGACACGCGTGCGCCCCGCCCGAGCGCCGCAGAAACCACCGAGGTGCCCGCATGA
- a CDS encoding permease prefix domain 1-containing protein — translation MTATTTLTERYISATIRSLAPEAQDEVRAELEAAIADAVDARREQGESPEEAERAVLTDLGDPGILAAGYADRPLHLIGPRYYLTWWRLLKLLLFIVPPFAAVGVAIGQLISGGGPGEVIGAIVSVTLSVIVHLCFWVTLVFVVLERTGADTGVRWNVDQLPEPTEHGAARADVIASLVFLLAGIGAIVWDATFGFFPTGGEPIPILAPGLWPVGIAVLVALMIAEAVLAIVVYARRRWTVATAIVNTVLAVAFAAWALTLLLQGELLNPAFLEFVFTDNGVEADTMRVLSVITAACLVAFPLWDIVDGWMKTARARGIG, via the coding sequence ATGACCGCCACGACCACGCTCACCGAGCGTTACATCAGCGCCACGATCCGCAGCCTCGCGCCGGAGGCCCAGGACGAGGTCCGGGCCGAGCTCGAAGCCGCCATCGCCGACGCCGTCGACGCGCGCCGCGAACAGGGTGAGAGCCCGGAGGAGGCGGAGCGCGCCGTCCTCACCGACCTCGGCGATCCGGGCATCCTCGCCGCGGGCTACGCCGACCGGCCGCTGCACCTCATCGGCCCGCGGTACTACCTCACCTGGTGGCGCCTGCTGAAGCTGCTCCTGTTCATCGTGCCGCCGTTCGCGGCGGTGGGAGTCGCGATCGGCCAGCTCATCAGCGGCGGCGGCCCGGGCGAGGTGATCGGTGCGATCGTCTCGGTCACCCTGTCCGTGATCGTGCACCTGTGTTTCTGGGTCACGCTCGTCTTCGTCGTGCTGGAGCGTACCGGCGCCGACACGGGCGTGCGCTGGAACGTGGATCAGCTCCCGGAGCCGACCGAGCACGGGGCCGCCCGCGCCGACGTGATCGCCTCGCTCGTGTTCCTCCTCGCCGGGATCGGCGCGATCGTGTGGGACGCGACGTTCGGCTTCTTTCCCACCGGGGGCGAACCGATCCCGATCCTGGCGCCCGGTCTCTGGCCGGTGGGGATCGCCGTCCTCGTCGCGCTGATGATCGCGGAAGCGGTGTTGGCGATCGTCGTCTACGCACGCCGACGCTGGACCGTCGCCACCGCCATCGTGAACACCGTCCTCGCCGTCGCCTTCGCCGCGTGGGCTCTCACTCTGCTCCTGCAGGGGGAGCTCCTCAACCCGGCCTTCCTGGAGTTCGTGTTCACGGACAACGGGGTGGAGGCCGACACGATGCGCGTGCTCTCGGTGATCACCGCCGCCTGCCTCGTGGCCTTCCCGCTCTGGGACATCGTCGACGGCTGGATGAAGACGGCCCGCGCCCGGGGAATAGGCTGA
- a CDS encoding YhgE/Pip family protein: MTLPLERARSRKPITWLTILGVLLLPAAVGGILMAALYNPTERLDSMTAAIVNLDEPVEIDGQTTPLGRQLASGLVEGSDDLDSNLTWVISNEEDAADGLADGSYQAVITIPEDFSAAATSAGQAVADGGGDPQQATIQVTTPDDGLVADDLITGQIADVAASTLGTMLSEATTENILVGFTTIGDQIGDAADGALEVAQGTRDAATGAAALPDGATQLAAGAGELGTGASTLASGLDTIAAQTRQAATGAGTLGAGLTSGATELQGRVAGVQQLTSGIQSAGASAKSAAADSAAVAQGLGAMAATACAADPESPECGQLSGLASQAAAAATSAGTASGILNDKQVAEGVAALPGSFSTLATQLSEAGTGASELAGGLNRLAAEGVDQSAAGARALSSGATQLADGATQLADGSTELATGLDALATGTGDLAGGLRTAADSLPSFSDEESTSLASVIADPVSTDSSMGSLFGPTAIPLLTAVVLWFGGLASFLVLRAHTARTLTSRRSSAALTLRGFWPAAAIGAAQGLLVSLIVQTVADYDAATWWAFAGTAVLAAVVFAAVNQALVAVFGGVGRWIAALVGVIAVATGLISTVPDWLASIGGALPTAPAFAGLVSASGAAVAALVVWGVLSLVATTVVVAVRRTTTAHAVVTA; the protein is encoded by the coding sequence ATGACTCTCCCCCTCGAGCGCGCCCGCTCGCGCAAGCCCATCACCTGGCTCACGATCCTCGGCGTGCTGCTGCTGCCGGCGGCGGTCGGCGGCATCCTGATGGCGGCGCTCTACAACCCGACCGAGCGTCTCGACTCCATGACCGCGGCCATCGTCAACCTCGACGAACCCGTCGAGATCGACGGTCAGACCACTCCCCTCGGGCGGCAGCTCGCCTCGGGACTCGTCGAGGGCTCGGACGACCTCGACTCGAACCTCACCTGGGTCATCTCCAACGAGGAGGACGCCGCCGACGGGCTCGCGGACGGCTCGTACCAGGCCGTCATCACGATCCCCGAGGACTTCTCGGCCGCCGCGACCTCCGCGGGCCAGGCGGTCGCAGACGGCGGCGGGGACCCGCAGCAGGCGACGATCCAGGTGACGACGCCCGACGACGGTCTCGTGGCGGACGACCTCATCACGGGGCAGATCGCCGATGTGGCGGCCTCGACGCTCGGCACCATGCTGTCCGAGGCCACGACCGAGAACATCCTCGTCGGCTTCACCACCATCGGCGACCAGATCGGCGACGCGGCCGACGGGGCGCTCGAGGTGGCGCAGGGCACCCGCGACGCGGCCACCGGCGCCGCGGCACTCCCGGACGGCGCGACGCAGCTCGCCGCGGGTGCCGGGGAGTTGGGCACCGGGGCCTCCACTCTCGCGTCCGGCCTCGACACCATCGCGGCGCAGACCCGGCAGGCCGCGACCGGCGCCGGCACTCTCGGAGCGGGACTCACCTCGGGGGCGACCGAGCTCCAGGGTCGGGTCGCCGGCGTGCAGCAGCTGACGAGCGGCATCCAGTCGGCGGGCGCGTCGGCGAAGTCGGCCGCGGCGGACTCGGCCGCGGTCGCACAGGGTCTCGGGGCGATGGCGGCCACTGCGTGCGCCGCCGATCCCGAGTCGCCGGAGTGCGGGCAGCTCTCTGGCCTCGCCTCGCAGGCGGCGGCAGCGGCCACGTCGGCCGGAACCGCCTCCGGCATCCTCAACGACAAGCAGGTCGCCGAGGGGGTGGCCGCGCTCCCCGGGTCGTTCTCGACACTGGCCACGCAGCTCAGCGAAGCGGGTACGGGGGCGTCCGAGCTCGCCGGCGGGCTCAACCGCCTCGCGGCCGAGGGCGTGGATCAGTCCGCGGCGGGAGCGCGGGCGCTGTCGTCCGGCGCGACGCAGCTCGCCGACGGCGCGACCCAGCTCGCCGACGGCAGCACCGAACTCGCCACCGGCCTCGACGCGCTCGCGACCGGCACCGGCGACCTCGCGGGCGGGCTGCGCACCGCGGCGGACTCCCTTCCGTCCTTCAGCGACGAGGAGTCGACGTCGCTGGCGTCGGTCATCGCCGATCCGGTGTCGACCGACTCCTCCATGGGCTCGCTCTTCGGTCCCACCGCGATCCCGCTGCTCACCGCGGTGGTGCTGTGGTTCGGCGGTCTCGCGTCGTTCCTCGTCCTGCGGGCGCACACCGCGCGGACGCTCACGTCCCGTCGGTCGTCGGCCGCCCTCACCCTCCGCGGGTTCTGGCCGGCCGCGGCGATCGGTGCGGCGCAGGGCCTGCTCGTCTCCCTCATCGTGCAGACCGTTGCCGACTACGACGCGGCGACCTGGTGGGCGTTCGCCGGCACCGCCGTCCTCGCGGCGGTGGTGTTCGCGGCCGTGAATCAGGCCCTCGTGGCCGTGTTCGGCGGCGTCGGCCGCTGGATCGCCGCGCTGGTCGGCGTCATCGCCGTGGCGACCGGGCTGATCTCGACCGTGCCCGACTGGCTCGCGAGCATCGGGGGCGCCCTGCCGACCGCTCCCGCCTTCGCGGGTCTCGTCAGCGCGAGCGGGGCAGCCGTCGCCGCCCTCGTCGTCTGGGGCGTGCTGTCGCTCGTCGCCACGACGGTGGTCGTCGCGGTCCGCCGTACGACCACCGCCCATGCTGTCGTCACCGCCTGA
- the ccsB gene encoding c-type cytochrome biogenesis protein CcsB: MLELNVISPVLLWTAIAIYAAAFVAYAFDLARRSQATADAHTVREGELVAAGRVGVASAPVDATGTPSPTPQRFVMARIGTSLTVLGFVFHLAATVTRGIAAGRVPWANLYEFGMVGTLLIIAVYLAVLTRLDLRFLGTFITGLVVVLLGLGATNFYVEVSPLMDPLKSVWLIIHVFVASLATAFFALAFALSVIQLLQARRERLIGEGAAKTGPGFLRTFPPAERLESLAYLFTIIGFILWTFTLIAGSIWAYYAWSRFWGFDVKETWTFVIWVLYAGYIHARATRGWRGNPSAWLSIVGFTAVIFNFTIVNVFFKGLHAYSGLS, translated from the coding sequence ATGCTCGAGCTCAACGTGATCTCGCCGGTCCTGCTCTGGACGGCGATCGCGATCTACGCGGCGGCCTTCGTGGCCTACGCCTTCGATCTCGCGCGCCGCTCCCAGGCGACGGCTGACGCCCACACCGTTCGCGAAGGCGAGCTCGTCGCCGCCGGTCGGGTCGGCGTCGCCTCCGCGCCCGTCGACGCGACCGGGACCCCTTCGCCGACGCCGCAGCGCTTCGTCATGGCGCGGATCGGTACCTCGCTCACCGTCCTCGGGTTCGTGTTCCACCTCGCGGCCACCGTGACGCGCGGCATCGCCGCCGGTCGGGTTCCGTGGGCGAACCTGTACGAGTTCGGCATGGTCGGCACGCTGCTCATCATCGCCGTCTACCTCGCGGTGCTCACCCGCCTCGATCTGCGGTTCCTGGGCACGTTCATCACCGGCCTCGTCGTGGTGCTCCTCGGCCTCGGGGCGACGAACTTCTACGTCGAGGTCTCCCCGCTGATGGACCCGCTCAAGAGCGTGTGGCTCATCATCCACGTGTTCGTCGCCTCGCTCGCCACGGCCTTCTTCGCGCTGGCCTTCGCGCTCTCCGTGATCCAGCTCCTGCAGGCTCGGCGCGAGCGTCTGATCGGGGAAGGGGCGGCGAAGACCGGCCCCGGCTTCCTGCGCACGTTCCCGCCCGCGGAGCGCCTGGAGAGCCTGGCATACCTCTTCACGATCATCGGTTTCATCCTCTGGACCTTCACGCTCATCGCCGGGTCCATCTGGGCGTACTACGCGTGGAGCCGCTTCTGGGGCTTCGACGTGAAGGAGACCTGGACCTTCGTGATCTGGGTGCTCTACGCCGGCTACATCCACGCGCGAGCGACCCGCGGCTGGCGCGGCAACCCCTCGGCCTGGCTCTCGATCGTGGGCTTCACGGCCGTGATCTTCAACTTCACCATCGTCAACGTCTTCTTCAAGGGGCTGCACGCCTACTCCGGCCTGAGCTGA
- a CDS encoding 1,4-dihydroxy-2-naphthoyl-CoA synthase, whose translation MTDAFVSDLFDPAEWELAPGAEHYTDITAHVSRDGGVARIAFHRPEVRNAFRPHTVDELYRALDIARQDARIGAVLLTGNGPSPKDGGWAFCSGGDQRIRGRDGYKYSDAETAVVSGASAAAVGRLHILEVQRLIRFMPKVVIAVVPGWAAGGGHSLHVVCDLTIASAEHARFKQTDADVGSFDAGYGSAYMARQTGQKFAREVFFLAEEYSAQRAYEAGAVNRVVPHAELEREALKMARTVLTKSPTAIRMLKFAFNAVDDGLVGQQVFAGEATRLAYGTDEAVEGRDSFLEKRAPDWSSFPWHY comes from the coding sequence GTGACCGATGCCTTCGTCTCCGACCTGTTCGACCCCGCGGAATGGGAGCTCGCCCCCGGTGCCGAGCACTACACCGACATCACCGCGCACGTGAGCCGCGACGGCGGGGTCGCCCGCATCGCCTTCCATCGGCCGGAGGTGCGCAACGCCTTCCGCCCGCACACGGTCGACGAGCTCTACCGCGCCCTCGACATCGCGCGACAGGACGCGCGTATCGGCGCGGTGCTGCTGACCGGCAACGGACCGAGCCCGAAGGACGGCGGGTGGGCGTTCTGCTCCGGCGGCGATCAGCGCATCCGCGGCCGGGACGGGTACAAGTACTCGGATGCGGAGACCGCCGTCGTCAGCGGGGCGTCCGCGGCCGCCGTCGGCCGGCTGCACATCCTCGAGGTGCAGCGGCTCATCCGGTTCATGCCGAAGGTCGTCATCGCCGTGGTCCCCGGGTGGGCGGCCGGCGGCGGGCACTCCCTGCACGTGGTCTGCGACCTGACGATCGCGTCCGCCGAGCACGCGCGCTTCAAGCAGACGGATGCCGACGTCGGCAGCTTCGACGCCGGGTACGGCTCCGCCTACATGGCCCGGCAGACGGGGCAGAAGTTCGCGCGCGAGGTGTTCTTCCTCGCCGAGGAGTACTCGGCGCAGCGGGCCTACGAGGCCGGCGCCGTGAACCGTGTCGTGCCGCACGCCGAGCTCGAGCGCGAGGCGCTGAAGATGGCGCGCACCGTGCTGACGAAGTCGCCGACGGCGATCCGGATGCTGAAGTTCGCCTTCAACGCCGTCGACGACGGGCTCGTGGGCCAGCAGGTGTTCGCCGGTGAGGCCACCCGTCTCGCCTACGGCACGGACGAGGCCGTGGAGGGACGGGACTCCTTCCTCGAGAAGCGCGCCCCCGACTGGTCATCGTTCCCCTGGCACTACTGA
- a CDS encoding 2'-5' RNA ligase family protein, with protein MRRPFMDTPDQLAGLDGQQYLVLRPTGAVAAEYRAIQEAALGRLDTPLRHPHTEHVTLRGFFEPEHREELRAVIRAWAAEQGPLELTADAVDVFPAPWQIVIVRLARTPALVHAYASLTEALRPTDFRRLDELSVEDWTFHLSVLYGKTLDPETWQQLAATEVRPLTPAPTEVVTEAEFVWYEGGVEHAEVIPLGA; from the coding sequence ATGCGCCGACCGTTCATGGACACTCCGGACCAGCTCGCGGGCCTCGACGGGCAGCAGTATCTCGTGCTCCGGCCGACCGGGGCCGTCGCCGCGGAATACCGGGCGATCCAGGAGGCTGCGCTCGGTCGTCTGGACACGCCGCTCCGGCATCCGCACACGGAGCACGTGACGCTTCGCGGCTTCTTCGAGCCGGAGCATCGTGAGGAGCTGCGAGCCGTGATCCGCGCCTGGGCCGCGGAACAGGGTCCTCTCGAACTCACCGCCGACGCCGTGGACGTCTTCCCCGCGCCGTGGCAGATCGTGATCGTGCGCCTCGCCCGCACGCCCGCCCTCGTGCACGCGTACGCCTCGCTGACGGAGGCGCTCCGGCCGACGGACTTCCGCCGCCTCGATGAGCTCTCCGTCGAGGACTGGACCTTCCACCTCTCGGTGCTCTACGGCAAGACGCTGGATCCCGAGACATGGCAGCAGCTCGCCGCCACCGAAGTCCGTCCGCTCACACCCGCGCCGACGGAGGTCGTCACCGAGGCCGAGTTCGTCTGGTACGAGGGCGGCGTCGAGCATGCCGAGGTCATCCCCCTCGGCGCCTGA
- a CDS encoding o-succinylbenzoate synthase, producing MIPAVTELLESARVVALPMQTRFRGVDTREALLFEGPEGWAEFSPFLEYDDAEAATWLAAAIDFAYAPQPAPVRDRVGVNATVPAVEAARVPEVLARFSGCRTAKVKVAEPGQVLADDVDRVRAVREALGAEGRIRVDANGLWNVDEAEHAVHALAPFDLEYVEQPCASVPELVELRRRIAYMDIPVAADESIRKSGDPLAVARAGAADIVVIKAQPLGGVTHALQVVTAAGLPAVVSSALDTAVGLSQGAALAAALPTLDYDCGLGTASLFQDDVADLRPIDGTIPVGRVSPSPVALTRLAAADERREWWLARLARCHHELLAARGA from the coding sequence ATGATCCCCGCCGTCACGGAACTGCTCGAGTCCGCCCGCGTCGTCGCGCTGCCGATGCAGACCCGCTTCCGCGGTGTCGACACGCGAGAGGCTCTGCTGTTCGAGGGCCCCGAGGGCTGGGCCGAGTTCTCGCCGTTCCTCGAGTACGACGACGCGGAGGCCGCGACCTGGCTCGCCGCGGCGATCGACTTCGCCTACGCGCCGCAGCCCGCCCCGGTGCGCGACCGCGTGGGCGTCAACGCCACCGTGCCGGCCGTCGAGGCCGCGCGCGTGCCCGAGGTCCTGGCGCGCTTCTCCGGATGCCGGACCGCGAAGGTGAAGGTCGCCGAGCCCGGGCAGGTGCTGGCGGACGATGTCGACAGGGTGCGCGCCGTCCGGGAAGCCCTCGGGGCGGAGGGCCGCATCCGGGTCGACGCGAACGGCCTGTGGAACGTCGACGAGGCCGAGCACGCCGTGCACGCCCTCGCCCCGTTCGACCTGGAGTACGTCGAGCAGCCGTGCGCGTCGGTGCCCGAGCTCGTCGAGCTGCGGCGGCGGATCGCCTACATGGACATCCCGGTCGCGGCGGACGAGAGCATCCGGAAGTCCGGCGACCCCCTCGCCGTGGCGCGCGCGGGAGCGGCGGACATCGTGGTCATCAAGGCGCAGCCGCTCGGCGGGGTCACTCACGCCTTGCAGGTCGTCACGGCGGCCGGTCTGCCCGCCGTGGTCTCCAGCGCGCTGGATACCGCGGTCGGGCTGTCGCAGGGGGCCGCCCTGGCTGCCGCGCTTCCGACCCTCGACTACGACTGCGGCTTGGGCACAGCGTCCCTGTTCCAGGACGATGTCGCCGACCTCCGCCCCATCGACGGCACGATCCCGGTAGGACGCGTGTCGCCGAGCCCGGTGGCCCTCACGCGCCTCGCCGCCGCCGATGAACGCCGCGAGTGGTGGCTGGCCCGCCTGGCGCGCTGCCACCACGAGCTGCTCGCGGCCCGCGGCGCCTAG
- a CDS encoding PadR family transcriptional regulator, with translation MNETLDTHLQELRRGTVVLACLQLLRTPGYGYGLLEQLETRGFATDANTLYPLLRRLEKQEYLTSEWNTDEARPRKFYRASEAGIRLADTLTDEWRALTTAIASLTPEEN, from the coding sequence ATGAATGAGACGCTCGACACGCATCTGCAGGAACTGCGCCGCGGCACCGTGGTGCTCGCCTGCCTGCAGCTCCTGCGCACGCCCGGCTACGGGTACGGGCTGCTCGAGCAGCTCGAGACCCGCGGGTTCGCGACCGACGCGAACACGCTCTACCCGTTGCTCCGTCGTCTGGAGAAGCAGGAGTACCTGACGAGCGAGTGGAACACCGACGAGGCCCGGCCCCGCAAGTTCTACCGCGCCTCGGAGGCCGGCATCCGCTTGGCCGACACCCTCACCGACGAATGGCGCGCGCTCACCACCGCGATCGCCTCCCTCACCCCCGAGGAGAACTGA
- a CDS encoding TetR/AcrR family transcriptional regulator translates to MSSPATRSRENTKARLLEAAAQVFAEAGLDGASVEAVCERAGFTRGAFYSNFESKDELFLTLAAGVADARVAAVRTRVEQMRADGELAEDCDPADLVQQIMELGSDDRLGVMLMSEIRIRALRDPQFGEAYLAQEREMVASIARIVEDIVEAAGTLRLRLPATDAARMLMILWEGMTVRGAMAGRDDAALRHSGGEELGRLVELLVES, encoded by the coding sequence ATGTCGTCACCCGCCACCCGCAGCCGCGAGAACACGAAGGCCCGCCTGCTCGAGGCGGCCGCGCAGGTGTTCGCCGAGGCCGGTCTGGACGGCGCCTCGGTCGAGGCCGTCTGCGAGCGCGCCGGCTTCACCCGCGGAGCGTTCTACTCGAACTTCGAGTCGAAGGACGAGCTGTTCCTGACTCTCGCGGCCGGTGTCGCGGACGCCAGGGTGGCGGCTGTGCGGACCCGCGTCGAGCAGATGCGGGCCGACGGGGAGCTCGCGGAGGACTGCGATCCCGCCGACCTCGTCCAGCAGATCATGGAGCTCGGCAGCGACGACCGCCTTGGCGTGATGCTGATGAGCGAGATCCGCATCCGCGCGCTGCGGGATCCGCAGTTCGGGGAGGCCTACCTCGCGCAGGAGCGCGAGATGGTGGCGAGCATCGCGCGCATCGTGGAGGACATCGTGGAGGCTGCGGGCACGCTGCGTCTGCGGCTACCCGCCACCGATGCCGCACGCATGCTCATGATCCTCTGGGAGGGCATGACCGTGCGCGGTGCCATGGCGGGTCGTGACGACGCGGCGCTGCGGCACTCCGGCGGCGAAGAGCTCGGGCGCCTGGTCGAACTCCTCGTCGAGTCCTAG